From a single Capsicum annuum cultivar UCD-10X-F1 chromosome 12, UCD10Xv1.1, whole genome shotgun sequence genomic region:
- the LOC107849625 gene encoding GDSL esterase/lipase 5 isoform X1 — translation MAKAAVGTSNITLVLIFSYLLASCIHFHIGECQYQKPKRNASLFIFGDSFLDVGNNNYINTSTLDQANFWPYGETYFKFPTGRFSDGRLVSDFIAEFAKLPLLPPFLQPGSQHSYYNGANFASAGAGALATTFEGSVISMETQMKNFKKVETWLTNKLGKFKSQEILSNAVYLFSIGTNDYLILFVTNSSIPSSPQYQQMVIGNLTTIVKEIYKIGGRKFGFFNLGDLGCLPGLRMLNSSSKNGCLEKASNMAKLHNVELYNVLLKMEKQLEGFKYSIYDFNSSLTERIDHPSKYGLKEGEIACCGSGRFRGILSCGGKRPVGHEFELCQDPNMHVFWDSYHPTETIYHQMAAEMWNGPSNFKSLFQCL, via the exons ATGGCAAAGGCCGCAGTAGGTACCTCTAATATCACCCTGGTCCTAATATTTTCATATCTATTAGCTTCTTGTATCCATTTCCATATAGGGGAATGCCAATACCAAAAGCCAAAAAGAAATGCATCTCTCTTCATCTTTGGTGATTCTTTTTTGGATGTGGGCAACAACAATTACATCAACACTAGCACACTTGACCAAGCCAACTTTTGGCCTTATGGAGAAACTTACTTCAAGTTCCCCACCGGCAGATTTTCCGACGGCCGTTTGGTATCTGATTTCATTG CTGAATTTGCAAAATTGCCATTGCTGCCACCCTTTCTGCAGCCGGGGAGTCAACACAGCTATTATAATGGCGCAAACTTCGCCTCCGCCGGGGCGGGAGCTCTTGCCACGACTTTCGAGGGATCG GTAATCAGTATGGAGACTCAAATGAAAAATTTCAAGAAGGTGGAGACTTGGTTGACAAACAAATTAGGCAAATTTAAATCACAAGAGATCTTATCAAATGCAGTCTATTTATTTAGCATTGGAACCAATGACTACCTAATTCTCTTTGTGACCAATTCCTCAATACCATCCTCTCCTCAATACCAACAAATGGTCATTGGCAACTTAACGACCATCGTTAAA GAGATATACAAAATTGGAGGGAGGAAATTTGGATTCTTTAATTTAGGAGATTTGGGGTGTCTGCCAGGCTTAAGAATGCTCAATTCATCTAGCAAAAATGGGTGTTTGGAAAAAGCTTCAAACATGGCCAAATTACATAATGTTGAGTTGTACAATGTCCTCTTGAAAATGGAGAAACAATTGGAGGGGTTCAAGTATTCAATCTATGACTTCAATAGTAGTTTGACAGAGAGAATTGATCATCCCTCCAAATATG GTTTGAAGGAAGGAGAAATAGCATGTTGTGGATCAGGGAGATTTAGAGGCATACTTAGTTGTGGAGGGAAAAGGCCAGTGGGACATGAATTTGAGCTTTGTCAAGATCCAAATATGCATGTATTTTGGGACTCCTATCATCCAACTGAAACTATATACCACCAAATGGCAGCTGAAATGTGGAATGGACCTTCTAATTTTAAGTCCCTCTTTCAGTGCTTGTAA
- the LOC107849625 gene encoding GDSL esterase/lipase 5 isoform X2: MAKAAVGTSNITLVLIFSYLLASCIHFHIGECQYQKPKRNASLFIFGDSFLDVGNNNYINTSTLDQANFWPYGETYFKFPTGRFSDGRLVSDFIAEFAKLPLLPPFLQPGSQHSYYNGANFASAGAGALATTFEGSEIYKIGGRKFGFFNLGDLGCLPGLRMLNSSSKNGCLEKASNMAKLHNVELYNVLLKMEKQLEGFKYSIYDFNSSLTERIDHPSKYGLKEGEIACCGSGRFRGILSCGGKRPVGHEFELCQDPNMHVFWDSYHPTETIYHQMAAEMWNGPSNFKSLFQCL, translated from the exons ATGGCAAAGGCCGCAGTAGGTACCTCTAATATCACCCTGGTCCTAATATTTTCATATCTATTAGCTTCTTGTATCCATTTCCATATAGGGGAATGCCAATACCAAAAGCCAAAAAGAAATGCATCTCTCTTCATCTTTGGTGATTCTTTTTTGGATGTGGGCAACAACAATTACATCAACACTAGCACACTTGACCAAGCCAACTTTTGGCCTTATGGAGAAACTTACTTCAAGTTCCCCACCGGCAGATTTTCCGACGGCCGTTTGGTATCTGATTTCATTG CTGAATTTGCAAAATTGCCATTGCTGCCACCCTTTCTGCAGCCGGGGAGTCAACACAGCTATTATAATGGCGCAAACTTCGCCTCCGCCGGGGCGGGAGCTCTTGCCACGACTTTCGAGGGATCG GAGATATACAAAATTGGAGGGAGGAAATTTGGATTCTTTAATTTAGGAGATTTGGGGTGTCTGCCAGGCTTAAGAATGCTCAATTCATCTAGCAAAAATGGGTGTTTGGAAAAAGCTTCAAACATGGCCAAATTACATAATGTTGAGTTGTACAATGTCCTCTTGAAAATGGAGAAACAATTGGAGGGGTTCAAGTATTCAATCTATGACTTCAATAGTAGTTTGACAGAGAGAATTGATCATCCCTCCAAATATG GTTTGAAGGAAGGAGAAATAGCATGTTGTGGATCAGGGAGATTTAGAGGCATACTTAGTTGTGGAGGGAAAAGGCCAGTGGGACATGAATTTGAGCTTTGTCAAGATCCAAATATGCATGTATTTTGGGACTCCTATCATCCAACTGAAACTATATACCACCAAATGGCAGCTGAAATGTGGAATGGACCTTCTAATTTTAAGTCCCTCTTTCAGTGCTTGTAA